Genomic segment of Pseudomonadota bacterium:
CCGCGCCCGGTGATGACGCCGCCTGGGCACGCACTCCCTCCGGGGTTCGCTATCGCGAGATCGGCGTCTACGACAAGGCGCGCTTCGCCGAGATCATGGGGCCGGCGTTCGACGCGTACGCCAAGGTCACGCCCGTGCCGTCGGCGGTCTACCGCAAGGGGTTCGGAGATGCGCGGTTCGCGGTGCGCCTCTACCAGGTGCTCTATCGCTCGGCCGTGCCGGAGCAGGGCGATCGCCCCACGATGGTCTCTGGCCTGGTGGCGGTTCCCCAGACCGGAGAAGCCGTGCTGCCCATGCTCTCGTATCAGCACGGCCTCACCTTTGACGCCACCTGGGTGCCTTCGTTCATTGAGAAGCACTACGAGACCCAGCTCGTGCTCGCGCGCTATGCATCGCAAGGCTACGTGGTGGTGGCGTCTGACTTCATCGGGCGGGGTCTCTCGACCGAGCCCGACACCGTGCTCGTGCGCGGGTGCAACGCGCGTGCCTGCACCGACATGATCGCCGCCGGGCGCGATGTGATGGCCGTCGAGGGGAAGAAGCCCGGTGGCTTGCTGCTCTGCGGGTTCTCGTACGGCGGCTGGGTCACCCTGGTGCTACTGCGGCACCTCGAGGAGGTGGGGATACCTGTGACCGCAGCCGTGACCGCGGGAGCGCCTCTCGATCTCGTGCTCACCCTGAATCGCTGGATCGGCAATCCCCAATCGGGAGATGCGCCCTGGCTGGTGG
This window contains:
- a CDS encoding alpha/beta hydrolase, whose protein sequence is APGDDAAWARTPSGVRYREIGVYDKARFAEIMGPAFDAYAKVTPVPSAVYRKGFGDARFAVRLYQVLYRSAVPEQGDRPTMVSGLVAVPQTGEAVLPMLSYQHGLTFDATWVPSFIEKHYETQLVLARYASQGYVVVASDFIGRGLSTEPDTVLVRGCNARACTDMIAAGRDVMAVEGKKPGGLLLCGFSYGGWVTLVLLRHLEEVGIPVTAAVTAGAPLDLVLTLNRWIGNPQSGDAPWLVEVLALHMNALERYRGLSGLTAEAIRPAYVDLARDFYTGKIPWAQFGKRAPERCDVFTPPAFLRSTSDLARAYWRIIDEANAYRWRSHTPLITYYGGADEVVPASTARLAAQFHAIMGCGPTEARYAGARADHRATFLHALVDSKPWFDGFLSSR